From Hypanus sabinus isolate sHypSab1 chromosome 26, sHypSab1.hap1, whole genome shotgun sequence:
gtggatgtggaaaggatgtcccCTCTgatggggatatccagaactagagggcacagcctcaaaattgaggggtgaccttttagaacagaaggaaggaggaatCTTTTAGtggaagagtggtgaatctgtggaatgctctgccacaaactgtggtggaggctgcatccgtgggtacatttaaagtggatgttgatagtttcctgactgGTCGGGGCAtcgaaggatatggtgagaaggcaagtgtatggggttgaatgggatccaggaacaaccatgatggaatggtggagtggacttgatgggctgaatggcctaattctggtcttatcattagggaggaggtacaggagcctgaaagcacacactcaacgattcaggaatagcttcgtCCCCACTGCcaaaagatttctgaatggacattgaacccatgaacactacctcactacattttttatttctgtttttgcactacttaattgaactatttaatacttactgtaattcagtttttttctctttatcaTCATGTACTGCATCGTACTGTTGTGGCAAAgtttaatttcatgacatatgccggtgaatgctaaccatgttagcattcatttcaagaggacaagaattgTGATTTAAAATTTAAATCAGATAGTGTTTGAACACTCAGCAGACATCATCTGTGATGAGAGGAGCAATTAACTTCCTCGTGTCAAAATTGGGAAAGCAGAAACAggagaaaaaaatttaaaaaagaagGGGAAGCGAAGACTGtacacctattaaatgctcccgatGGCATGcgcctcaaacagcctctgacaaccaagtccagctcctggccttcacgtgtggcttagctattaagcccGGAGGAAGagtttccactgacaggagaaggagaaAAGCGGGTTACTGGCGTCTTAaagccagtcgctttgggcagatgggtctcatcagccgtggctggcagctcacctgggagaaggaaaactctgatctcaaacctccgctgccttgcggctatacccactcacgagACCGTGAGGCAGTTCTACGCTGAGTTCattactgactggcaactcctggtgCGTGGAGAGGGAGAGTTTGCTACACGGGCAATACCTTGctgtccatatcgtactgcccaggcttgcgtatctagacagctgggacacaacatccatggtcaactctgaccaatggaAACCCtcaaataaatgtactttgactttaactttgaagatggtgagtgagagagagaagaaaatgaatcagtcTTTAACCTGCAACATTGGCtttgttcctctctccacagccactgcctgacctgccgagtgttTCCAGCGTTTCACGTTTTTGTTTCGGATTTTGGgcacctgcagtttttttttgttttgatttgGTTCCCAGTCGGAGGCTGGAAGTCTGGGCAGTCTGTGGGCATAAGCTCTGACCAGCTGTTGGGAGTGATCCAGGGAAACTTCCACAAAAGCTGGCGCCCCGAGCTGCGGGCTCCAGTGAGAACGCGCTGATGCAACAGGTGACGGCACTCACGAGTACTGGAGAGTTTGTGAGCTacgcaccccctccccccccacaacAACCCTCCATCCACTCACCAGCCATTGATGGAGCCCTGTTCTTCCCGGTGCCGGCAATAACACTTCCTGGTGCAGGTCGTGTCCACCTGGAACGGCATCCAGCGGCCAGCCGGCCTCTGCGGCGCATCTGGTTCCGCCTCAGCCTGGACCTGAGGCGGTTCCTGCCACTGGGCCGGAGGCGCCTTCTTCCCGCTAGCCTGGGCCGGCGGCTTGGCCTTGGCTGCGGCCTTTTGTCCGGGCTGATGTTGCTTCGGAGGCCTAGCGGCAGCCAACTTCAAGTGGGCCTGGATCAGGGTTGGGGCCGTGGGATTGGGGTCCACGTTGGTCTccggctggggctggggctgggccTCGGCAGGGGTTGGAGAGGGGCCGAGCTGCCCCTGTTGCAGCTGCTGGACGCCGCAAGTAGTCGGTGGGTGTGGTGGCGTTGGTGCGGTGGCCTTGGGGAGCTGCTGGGCTGCCATGCCCAGCTCGGTCTGCCCTTGACTCTGGCTTTGAACAATAGGCTGGATTGGCAGGGGTCCTGGTGCCACACAGTCAGGCCCAGGCTGGGGGTATGGAGTGGATGCCAAGGCCCCACATTCAAGCCGGTGCTGGGCCTGGGCTGGGGCCTCACAGGAACTCAGATGCAGCTTGGGCCCAAACCCAGTTGTAGCTATGGGTAGGGGCAGCGGTAGGTGCAGCCTCGCGGACCCAGGGGGAGGGCCTTGGGACACGGAGGAGAGGCGGCAGGAGGTCCGGGGGCTCTGGATCTGAAAGACCGGTTGGATCGATGGGACAGGCTTGCCCTCAGCCTTGGCCAGCACCTGGGGTCGGAGCTGGGCCTCAAATTGGACGGAGGGCAGTGATGACAGCAGAGAGGGCTGTGGTGTGGGTTTCTGCTCGGCCTGAGGCTTGGGGGTGGAGAGGGGCTCCTGCACAGCCTCAGCCTTGATTGTGGCAGGCTGGCACTGGCTCGGGCCCTCCTGGCCCAAGATTGGCTTCTGCAGCTTGGCACTCCGCTGCCGCTGGGCCTGGCTCTTCAGGCTGGCGATAAGCTGCTCGTAGAAGGGCAGCTTCTTCTTGGAGGCAACGTCCTGGGCCTGCGGCACCTCTCTGGCCTCCCTGGGCACCTCGGCCTCACCCGCCGGGCATCTGGCCACCGGCAATCCCCACTTCAAGGCCTGACTGTAGGAGAGGCTGGCCGGAAGAGGCGACTGATTGACCCAAGGTGGAGTGAGGCCTAGCACTGGGTCCACGTGGGCCCCTCGCTTGCTGAGGAATGAGTGGGGTTTGAGGCAGCCCATCCGGGGCATGGTCTCATGCCCCAGACCCTGGGCTTGCTTAGCACAGTTTAGTGTTTCTGTCCTGACCGAGGGCTGAGCCTCTGGCCCTGCGGGTGTGGGGTTGGGCTTCCTGTCCTGTCCAGTTGGCGGACCGTCCTCATTGAGCCTCCTGCAGCTTTGAGATCCCTGGCCGGGCACAGGACCAGGAGAGGTGGGGATGATGCCTCCCTTGATCATCTTGCTGGGTGACTCCTTCCCAGCGGCAGAGGCCTGACTGCTCAGGGGCTTGGGAGCCTCTGCCTCAACCCGGGAGGCCCCAGACACTGGGGCCCTTTTGCCTGTTTGGCCCTGGCCAGCTGGGGGGAGGATTTGGGATGGGACGCCAGTGGGCTCTCCCCGGCCCCTTCGCTCTAGGCCACGGCAGGCCTTGAGACCCGAACTGTCAGAGGGCTcctgaaccccaatctctgagcCTCCACTGAGGTAGTTGGTCCGCATTGCCGCTTCCGGCTGGAGGGATCCAGGAGATGCCCTGCCCTGGTCTGCCATGCCCATCGGTTGTGGCTTCTCGCTCTCCAGCCTGCCCTCCGCCATTGTCGCCGGCTCCTGGCCCGAGGCCCACTTCCGGGCCT
This genomic window contains:
- the LOC132381741 gene encoding protein piccolo-like, whose amino-acid sequence is MGNTHSETPIPQREQEVPPQAAEETERAGPGTNFGKNEEPKAMPPLASGLERDPGPQAGEGDANPQVGLGDLQGPGSGLSANTKAKLCQSKKRKIAKARKWASGQEPATMAEGRLESEKPQPMGMADQGRASPGSLQPEAAMRTNYLSGGSEIGVQEPSDSSGLKACRGLERRGRGEPTGVPSQILPPAGQGQTGKRAPVSGASRVEAEAPKPLSSQASAAGKESPSKMIKGGIIPTSPGPVPGQGSQSCRRLNEDGPPTGQDRKPNPTPAGPEAQPSVRTETLNCAKQAQGLGHETMPRMGCLKPHSFLSKRGAHVDPVLGLTPPWVNQSPLPASLSYSQALKWGLPVARCPAGEAEVPREAREVPQAQDVASKKKLPFYEQLIASLKSQAQRQRSAKLQKPILGQEGPSQCQPATIKAEAVQEPLSTPKPQAEQKPTPQPSLLSSLPSVQFEAQLRPQVLAKAEGKPVPSIQPVFQIQSPRTSCRLSSVSQGPPPGSARLHLPLPLPIATTGFGPKLHLSSCEAPAQAQHRLECGALASTPYPQPGPDCVAPGPLPIQPIVQSQSQGQTELGMAAQQLPKATAPTPPHPPTTCGVQQLQQGQLGPSPTPAEAQPQPQPETNVDPNPTAPTLIQAHLKLAAARPPKQHQPGQKAAAKAKPPAQASGKKAPPAQWQEPPQVQAEAEPDAPQRPAGRWMPFQVDTTCTRKCYCRHREEQGSINGWTDSVREPFCETLWVRTAVLAGSLVAGTKFCMDHFKADNDLN